The genomic DNA TATCAGTTTACTGACTAATAAAGCCAGTTAATACTGCTTTGCTTATTTTTAAAAGCCTAAGCTACAATTTTTCGAGAACCATTTTCTCCTATTTTCCTGCTATTATGCAGAACTCATATAAAATATCTCTGAAAACTCAATATTCCAGATGAAGTAGTCATTTTTTGCTAAATTGGATTTTTCTTTCTTCAACTCATTTATTCTTCTTTCCAATTCCAATACTTCTTGCTCAATGTCTTCAACGACTTGTTTATTTAATCCTATTTTTTCTTGAACTGACTGACCATTATCAAAAAGGTCTTGTTGTGCATATTGTTTTCCTTCTTGGTAATATCTAATATCTTCTTTCTTCTTCTTAATCTTCTTTATGATTTCTTCAATCTGTTCATCTAATATACCTGCAAAGATAAGTTTTTCTTCCTGTTTGATCATTCCCCGGTCGTGTCTTACATTCTCAAAATAGTCTTTTTTCATTAATTGTAAATCACGGATTTTTTTCTTTAAATATCTCGATATTTTAGCAAAACCATGCAGAGGAAATATCTTATTACCAATTCTTTGAACGAGACTATCACCCTGGCAAACTTTGAAATTTAAACTTGGCAATAAAGGTAAAGAACTTAACCTCTCCTCATCCGGCATTTCAATAAAAAGTACAAGCCAAAGTCTCAATTGATTTATCCAAACCGCCCATTGTTTTACTTCCACACCATATAGACTACGAGAGATAATTTTTCTTTTTCTGTTGTAACTATCATTTTCTCTTAGTTCATCCGGTGCTGTTGGTAATTCACCCAGAAATTCCAGCAATTCATCAATTACCTGCAGCATACCCACTTCAAATGCTCCTGATCCTGCTGCAGGATCACAAACCCTAACGTCTTCCAATAATCTGTATATCAATGTAATTTTTGCAGGAATGATTTCCAAACTTTCCCGTTCTTCCTCAACCCCAAAGATCAGTTTGTACAAATCACTTTTTTCGAGAACCACATGTTTTTCCAGCCATTTACTCAATGATAATCTACACATTAGATCAACTTCAGTTCTCGGAGTATAGATTGCTCCCATTTCTTTATTGATCAACTTTTCAAATATAATCCCCAAAAACTCAGGATTTAATTCGAGTTCTTCATCATAGCGGGTATTTTCTTCAATTGTAAAATTGTATTGAAATAGAAATTCTATAAATGCCTTAACATCTTCATCTGGTAAATAATATCCTTTATCATCAACTCCTTCTTTTTCTTCAAATAACTCACCATTTAGATATGGAGCCATCTGCAATATATCCTCAGTTTCTTTACAAAAATGATTATGCTGATATTGCACTTTGTGACCAGGTGGTTTCTTGAAGGCTTCAAAAAAGAGTGGCGCAATCCATTTCTGATAGAATTCGTCACTAATACCTTTCTGATTACTGAAATCCTCATACTCATGCCAGAATCTCTGAATAAAATCTATTCTATTACCAAGCCAGCCTTTCTTCTGAACAAATCCAATAAAAATGAGCCGGATCACAAATAATAAAGCAAATTCCTCTCGCACTTGCTTCTCAATATAACCAGAACCGGATACCTTTAAAACAAGTCTATCAAAATGAGGTTTGAATTCAATATAAAACATTGAACTTACTTCTTCAATAGAAAATGCAGCTAAAATATTTTTTATGGATGAAAAAACTGTTTTCTTTATCTGCTGCCTGAATGTCTTGTTTGCCCTGTCAGGTTCAATATAAAAGCTATATCGTTTAAATGTTGTAAATCCTCTTCTACTTCCAAGATAATTCACCTTGATAAAGCTAAACCTGAAATGTCCATCATCATCAAAAAACACAACTAAAGCAGCATCAAGATTCTCATCTTTAATGACCTTCTTTACTATATCATATTGCTGCTTTCGGCAGGATTTCTGTAATATACTCCCCAAAATCTTACCTGCAAAGACTCCAATCTCTTCATCTTTTAAAGTGCTGATCAACCCCAATTTCAAAAATTCGTCAAATCTCTCATCTTCAGGTAAATATGAACTATAATCTTCCCGAGATTCACGAAACCCTTCTGCCTTACTTTGAAAGAAATCTATTATTGTTTCATAAGAAATATTTTCAATCAAACTCTCTATTGCCATTTCTACCCCTGTTACTATCATTACAAAATTACAATAATATTATTTTCTATATCTCGATCTTCAAACATTTTTTAACTTCATATCCATGCAATTTCAGAAATCTTATAGATTGGCTTATACAACCTTTTGCACTAAGATGTGCGTGCAAAAACTTTCCATTTTCCAAAGCCAATATACTTGAATTCTTGTTCCATCTATTAATCTTTGATAAAAATCCTTCCAGATCTGTTTCTGGATGTCTTTTAATTAGCTCAAAACAAACCGCTAGATATACTCTTCTCCATGAATTAACTTCAGTCCAACTAGTAATTATAAACACACGTTTCGGTTTCTTTCCTGCTGGATCAAAGCTATCCAAATCTATTATTGTTCCTTTTGTCTGCTGTTCAGGTTCTTCCTCATTAGTTAGATAGGGTAATGTAAAAACTTTTCTTTCCCAGAATTTCTCTATCTCTTCCAGCGAAATCATTCTCCCATATTTATTCTTCAATAGCTTCTGTGCAACCTCATAACACGAATCACCCATCTTTTTTGCTATGGATTGAGCTTCCCCTTTCACTTTTGCTAACATATTTATAAGCTTCATTTCCTCAAGCATTCTTTCACCGGATTGAATAGCTTTCCTACGGAAATTATCCTTAAGTAGTACTTCCTTCAAGGTAATTATTATATAGTCAATATCATCATCTTTCAGATTAAAGTCATTA from Candidatus Stygibacter australis includes the following:
- a CDS encoding type I restriction endonuclease is translated as MNEILQDIRKKLVKGAFQNEEQVRFSLVARILLALGWNIWDPNEVVTEYPVKKFPKTKEESGRVDIALFMNNHSDRTPEVFLEIKAPGKLTGNYSAYEEQLQRYNYYDRSAISILTDGVEWKFYLPSAGGSFDQRLFNDFNLKDDDIDYIIITLKEVLLKDNFRRKAIQSGERMLEEMKLINMLAKVKGEAQSIAKKMGDSCYEVAQKLLKNKYGRMISLEEIEKFWERKVFTLPYLTNEEEPEQQTKGTIIDLDSFDPAGKKPKRVFIITSWTEVNSWRRVYLAVCFELIKRHPETDLEGFLSKINRWNKNSSILALENGKFLHAHLSAKGCISQSIRFLKLHGYEVKKCLKIEI